The Candidatus Methylomirabilota bacterium DNA segment CGGCCGGACACCAAGAAGATCCTGAACGCGCCGTCCCGCAGCCACTGGCTCGGCACCGACCCGCTGGGCCGCGACGTGCTCTCCCGCGTGCTGTACGGCTCGCGCGTGTCGCTGGCGGTGGGCTTCGTCTCGGTGGGCATCGCCGCGGCGATCGGCGTGCTCCTCGGCGCGGCGGCCGGCTATCACGGCGGGATG contains these protein-coding regions:
- a CDS encoding peptide ABC transporter permease; its protein translation is MAGPAPRGEIRVFWRTFSRNQLAVGGGVVVLILVTLAVLAPVLAPWDPNRPDTKKILNAPSRSHWLGTDPLGRDVLSRVLYGSRVSLAVGFVSVGIAAAIGVLLGAAAGYHGGM